One stretch of Mycolicibacterium fallax DNA includes these proteins:
- a CDS encoding alpha/beta fold hydrolase — MITSPLTERIVTVSGKPIFVAEHGAGPAVVMLHGGGPGASGVSNFARNIDALGRTFRVIVPDLPGYGRSAKGVDQSDPFGYLADMIRGLLDELGIDTAHLVGNSYGGAAALRLALDTPGRVGKLVLMGPGGIGTTRGAPTAGLKHLLGYYGGAGPSREKLADFVRNYLVYDGASVPDDLIDARYAASLDPEVVADPPLRRPSGPLALRTLWRMDLTRDRRLRRLATPTLVLWGRDDLVNKPAGGPMLLHTMPNAELVMTSHTGHWMQWERAELFNELVAGFLSNDSRLAHA, encoded by the coding sequence ATGATCACCAGCCCATTGACCGAACGCATCGTCACCGTGTCCGGCAAGCCGATCTTCGTCGCCGAACACGGCGCCGGGCCCGCGGTGGTGATGCTGCACGGCGGCGGCCCCGGCGCGTCCGGCGTCTCGAACTTCGCCCGCAACATCGACGCCCTGGGCCGCACCTTCCGGGTGATCGTGCCCGACCTGCCCGGCTACGGCCGCTCCGCCAAGGGTGTCGACCAGTCCGACCCGTTCGGCTACCTGGCCGACATGATCCGGGGGCTGCTCGACGAACTGGGCATCGACACCGCCCACCTGGTCGGCAACTCCTACGGGGGTGCCGCCGCGCTGCGGCTCGCCCTGGACACCCCGGGCCGCGTCGGCAAGCTGGTGCTGATGGGTCCCGGCGGTATCGGTACCACCCGCGGGGCGCCGACCGCCGGGCTCAAGCACCTGCTCGGCTACTACGGCGGTGCAGGTCCGAGCCGCGAGAAGCTGGCCGACTTCGTCCGCAACTACCTGGTCTACGACGGCGCCTCGGTGCCCGACGACCTCATCGATGCGCGCTATGCGGCGTCACTGGATCCCGAGGTGGTCGCCGATCCCCCGCTGCGCCGGCCGTCCGGGCCACTGGCGCTGCGCACGCTGTGGCGGATGGACCTCACCCGCGACCGGAGGCTGCGGCGGCTGGCGACCCCGACACTGGTGCTGTGGGGCCGCGACGATTTGGTCAACAAACCGGCGGGCGGTCCGATGCTGTTGCACACCATGCCCAACGCCGAGCTGGTGATGACGTCGCACACCGGGCATTGGATGCAGTGGGAACGCGCCGAGCTGTTCAACGAACTCGTCGCCGGGTTCCTCTCGAACGACTCGAGGCTGGCCCATGCCTGA
- a CDS encoding bifunctional 3-(3-hydroxy-phenyl)propionate/3-hydroxycinnamic acid hydroxylase translates to MLGQQGLRVAVIERDPDIYGRARAISTDEEVMRIWQSVGLADRLQADMMPNRPVAFVDADGIAFIESALAGGAAGHPAQQFLYQPVVDEVLRHGVERFGTVEILLEHECLRVADTDDGVELLLVDHRGDELRRLRARYVIAADGGSSPTRGQLGVSYSGRTYEERWIVIDTEIIQEWAGHDLMRFHCDPARPMVDCPTPLGHHRWEFPVQDDEDEGELLTDTAIWTLLRRRGIGPDNVKILRAVCYSHHVRVADRWRVGRVFLAGDAAHAMPPWIGQGMGAGVRDVANLCWKIAAVLRGEAPDRLLDSYQAERKPHVTEVTRRAVLVGRVINERRRWLATARNRGLRALSRVPGLVTWAQRFWWIPEARYRDGFFVGDHRAAGRQLPQPRVRRADGTAVRLDDLLGGRWTLLHLGAPPAGTAAWTARGVPALDLAAPDVSGVLTAWMHRYQATAVIVRPDGFVYAATQSGRPLPAPPIPAHTTIGVSA, encoded by the coding sequence CTGCTCGGCCAACAGGGCCTGCGGGTGGCGGTGATCGAACGCGATCCCGACATCTACGGCCGCGCCCGGGCCATCTCCACCGATGAGGAGGTCATGCGCATCTGGCAGTCGGTGGGGCTGGCCGACCGGCTGCAGGCCGACATGATGCCCAACCGCCCGGTGGCCTTCGTCGACGCCGACGGGATCGCCTTCATCGAGTCCGCCCTCGCCGGCGGCGCGGCCGGGCATCCCGCACAGCAGTTCCTCTACCAGCCGGTGGTCGACGAGGTGCTGCGCCACGGCGTCGAGCGATTCGGCACCGTCGAGATCCTGCTCGAGCACGAATGCCTGCGGGTCGCCGACACCGACGACGGCGTCGAACTGCTGCTGGTCGACCATCGCGGCGACGAACTGCGACGACTGCGTGCGCGCTACGTGATCGCCGCCGACGGCGGATCCTCGCCCACCCGAGGCCAATTGGGCGTGTCGTACAGCGGGCGGACCTACGAGGAACGCTGGATCGTGATCGACACCGAGATCATCCAGGAATGGGCCGGTCACGACCTGATGCGCTTCCACTGCGACCCGGCCCGGCCGATGGTCGACTGCCCGACCCCGCTCGGGCACCACCGCTGGGAGTTCCCCGTCCAGGACGACGAGGATGAGGGCGAGCTGCTGACCGACACGGCGATCTGGACACTGCTGCGCCGCCGCGGGATCGGGCCCGACAACGTCAAGATCCTGCGCGCGGTCTGCTACAGCCACCACGTCCGGGTCGCCGACCGCTGGCGCGTCGGGCGGGTATTCCTGGCCGGCGACGCCGCGCACGCCATGCCGCCGTGGATCGGTCAGGGCATGGGCGCGGGGGTCCGCGACGTGGCCAACCTGTGCTGGAAGATCGCCGCCGTGCTGCGCGGCGAGGCGCCCGACCGGCTGCTGGACTCCTATCAGGCCGAACGCAAGCCGCACGTCACCGAGGTGACCCGGCGCGCCGTGCTGGTCGGCCGCGTCATCAACGAGCGGCGGCGCTGGCTCGCGACCGCCCGCAATCGCGGATTGCGGGCGCTCTCCAGGGTCCCGGGCCTGGTCACGTGGGCGCAGCGGTTCTGGTGGATTCCGGAGGCCCGCTACCGCGACGGCTTCTTCGTCGGCGACCATCGCGCGGCCGGGCGGCAGCTGCCGCAGCCCCGGGTGCGGCGGGCCGACGGCACCGCCGTGCGCCTGGACGACCTGCTGGGCGGCCGGTGGACGCTGCTGCACCTGGGCGCACCGCCGGCCGGCACCGCCGCGTGGACCGCCCGCGGGGTGCCCGCCCTCGACCTCGCCGCGCCGGACGTCTCCGGGGTCCTGACCGCCTGGATGCACCGCTACCAGGCCACCGCCGTCATCGTGCGACCGGACGGGTTCGTCTACGCCGCAACACAATCCGGCAGACCGTTGCCCGCCCCGCCAATCCCCGCCCACACCACGATCGGAGTCTCCGCATGA
- a CDS encoding FAD-dependent monooxygenase, with product METYDVAVIGYGPTGATAANLLGQQGLRVAVIERDPDIYGRARAISTDEEVMRIWQSVGLADRRNRGQSARPTGPAGGGDRTRSRHLRPRPGHLHR from the coding sequence GTGGAGACCTACGACGTAGCGGTGATCGGATACGGGCCGACCGGCGCAACCGCGGCCAATCTGCTCGGCCAACAGGGCCTGCGGGTGGCGGTGATCGAACGCGATCCCGACATCTACGGCCGCGCCCGGGCCATCTCCACCGATGAGGAGGTCATGCGCATCTGGCAGTCGGTGGGGCTGGCCGACCGGCGCAACCGCGGCCAATCTGCTCGGCCAACAGGGCCTGCGGGTGGCGGTGATCGAACGCGATCCCGACATCTACGGCCGCGCCCGGGCCATCTCCACCGATGA
- a CDS encoding TetR/AcrR family transcriptional regulator produces MEQATRRRRVNGEASRAKILDAAAEIAVERGYDGTSIALVSAKCGLPASSIYWHFRDKDALIAAVIARSFERWSGAWTIPTDGTPELRIEAMVAQIAQALLDSPDFLRLGLMLALEHRPVEASARAMFLRVRAEARATLAAGFGDMIDGLTPVQLDQLVTYAIAGADGLFIANEIGGDAVDLVELLGIHAHALLDLAQRMSGARL; encoded by the coding sequence ATGGAGCAGGCCACGCGCAGGCGGCGCGTCAACGGCGAGGCGTCGCGGGCGAAGATCCTCGACGCGGCCGCGGAAATCGCCGTCGAACGCGGCTACGACGGCACCAGCATCGCGTTGGTGAGCGCCAAGTGCGGGCTGCCGGCCAGCTCCATCTATTGGCATTTCCGCGACAAGGACGCCCTGATCGCGGCGGTCATCGCGCGCAGCTTCGAGCGGTGGAGCGGCGCCTGGACCATTCCCACCGACGGCACGCCGGAGCTGCGGATCGAGGCGATGGTCGCCCAGATCGCCCAGGCCCTGCTGGACTCGCCGGACTTCCTGCGGCTCGGGCTGATGCTCGCCCTGGAGCACCGGCCGGTGGAGGCCAGCGCGCGCGCGATGTTCCTGCGGGTGCGGGCCGAGGCGCGGGCCACGCTGGCGGCGGGTTTCGGCGACATGATCGACGGGCTGACCCCCGTCCAGCTCGACCAGTTGGTCACCTACGCGATCGCCGGCGCCGACGGGCTGTTCATCGCCAACGAGATCGGTGGTGACGCCGTCGATCTGGTCGAACTGCTGGGTATCCACGCCCACGCGCTGCTGGACCTGGCCCAGCGGATGTCGGGCGCGCGGCTCTAG
- a CDS encoding metal-dependent transcriptional regulator — protein sequence MGPGGGAGELTAVAQDYLKTIWTTQEWSPERVSTKLLAERLGVSASTVSESVRRLADQGLVDHEKYGGVTLTEAGRAAALAMVRRHRLLETFLVSELGYGWDEVHDEAEVLEHAISDRMLDRIDAKLGHPTRDPHGDPIPAADGRVATPPARRLADCADNESATVARISDADPAMLRYFDDVGITLDARVRVLARRDFAGLISVEVQPPTGPTPATTVDLGSPAAQAIWVISG from the coding sequence GTGGGTCCCGGCGGAGGTGCAGGCGAGTTGACGGCCGTCGCCCAGGACTACCTGAAGACGATCTGGACCACCCAGGAATGGTCGCCGGAGCGGGTCAGCACGAAGCTGCTGGCCGAACGGCTCGGGGTGTCCGCCAGCACGGTCAGTGAATCCGTCCGGCGGCTGGCCGATCAGGGGCTGGTGGACCACGAGAAATACGGCGGGGTGACGCTGACCGAAGCCGGCCGGGCCGCGGCGCTGGCGATGGTGCGCCGGCACCGGCTGCTGGAGACGTTCCTGGTCAGCGAGCTCGGCTACGGCTGGGACGAGGTGCACGACGAGGCCGAGGTGCTCGAGCACGCGATCAGCGACCGGATGCTGGATCGGATCGACGCCAAGCTGGGCCACCCGACCCGAGACCCGCACGGCGACCCGATCCCGGCCGCCGACGGCCGGGTCGCGACGCCGCCGGCGCGGCGGCTGGCCGACTGCGCCGACAACGAATCGGCGACGGTGGCGCGGATCTCCGACGCCGATCCGGCGATGCTGCGCTACTTCGACGATGTGGGCATCACGCTGGACGCCCGGGTTCGGGTGCTGGCCCGCCGCGACTTCGCCGGGCTGATCTCGGTGGAGGTGCAGCCGCCCACCGGGCCGACCCCCGCCACCACCGTCGACCTGGGCAGCCCTGCCGCACAGGCGATCTGGGTGATCTCGGGCTAG
- a CDS encoding bifunctional riboflavin kinase/FAD synthetase, which translates to MQRWRGADEIPTDWGRCVLTVGVFDGVHRGHAELIARAVKAGRDRGVPTVLMTFDPHPMEVVFPGSHPAQLTTLTRRAELVEELGVDVFLVMPFTSDFMKLTADRYIHELLVERLHVLEVVVGQNFTFGRKAAGDVEMLRAAGERFGFAVQTISLVAEPSPVERAVTYSSTYVRSCVDAGDMVAAAEALGRPHRVEGVVVRGDGRGRGLGFPTANVAPPMHSAIPADGVYACWFSVLGHGPAVDTVQPGLRYQAAVSVGTNPTFSGRTRTVEAFVLDTEADLYGQHVAVDFVARLRGMEKFAGVEELIEAMGRDVERARTLLDADAGTAAD; encoded by the coding sequence GTGCAGCGGTGGCGGGGAGCAGACGAGATCCCCACGGACTGGGGTCGATGTGTACTGACCGTCGGAGTGTTCGACGGGGTGCACCGAGGGCATGCCGAACTGATCGCGCGGGCGGTCAAGGCCGGCCGGGACCGCGGGGTGCCCACGGTGCTGATGACCTTCGATCCGCATCCGATGGAAGTGGTGTTCCCCGGCAGTCATCCGGCGCAGCTGACCACGCTGACCCGGCGCGCCGAGCTGGTCGAGGAACTCGGCGTCGACGTCTTCCTGGTGATGCCGTTCACCTCCGACTTCATGAAGCTCACCGCGGACCGCTACATCCACGAGCTGCTGGTCGAACGCCTGCACGTGCTTGAGGTGGTGGTCGGGCAGAACTTCACCTTCGGGCGCAAGGCCGCCGGCGACGTCGAGATGCTGCGGGCCGCCGGTGAGCGGTTCGGTTTCGCCGTGCAGACCATCTCGCTGGTCGCCGAGCCCAGCCCGGTCGAACGGGCCGTCACCTATTCCTCCACCTACGTCCGGTCCTGCGTGGACGCCGGTGACATGGTCGCCGCGGCCGAGGCGCTGGGTCGGCCGCACCGGGTCGAGGGCGTGGTGGTGCGCGGCGACGGGCGTGGCCGGGGGCTGGGCTTCCCGACCGCCAACGTCGCCCCGCCGATGCACTCGGCCATCCCGGCCGACGGCGTGTACGCCTGCTGGTTCAGCGTGCTGGGCCACGGGCCCGCCGTGGACACCGTGCAGCCGGGCCTGCGCTATCAGGCCGCGGTGTCCGTCGGCACCAATCCGACCTTCTCCGGTCGCACCCGCACCGTTGAGGCGTTCGTGCTGGACACCGAGGCCGACCTGTACGGCCAGCACGTCGCCGTCGACTTCGTCGCCCGGCTGCGCGGGATGGAGAAGTTCGCCGGGGTCGAGGAGCTGATCGAGGCGATGGGCCGCGACGTCGAGCGGGCCCGGACGCTGCTGGACGCCGACGCCGGGACCGCCGCGGATTAG
- the rpsO gene encoding 30S ribosomal protein S15 has product MALTAEQKKQILAEYGLHDTDTGSPEAQIAMLTKRIQDLTEHLKTHKHDHHSRRGLLLLVGRRRRLLKYIAQVDVARYRTLIERLGLRR; this is encoded by the coding sequence GTGGCGCTTACCGCCGAGCAGAAGAAGCAGATCCTCGCCGAGTACGGCCTGCACGACACCGACACCGGTTCGCCGGAGGCTCAGATCGCGATGCTGACCAAGCGGATCCAGGATCTGACCGAGCACCTCAAGACCCACAAGCACGATCACCACAGCCGTCGTGGTCTGCTGCTGCTGGTCGGCCGTCGCCGCCGGCTGCTGAAGTACATCGCCCAGGTCGACGTCGCCCGCTACCGGACGCTCATCGAGCGCCTCGGCCTGCGTCGCTGA
- a CDS encoding polyribonucleotide nucleotidyltransferase, which yields MSVAEIDEGVFEATAVIDNGSFGTRTIRFETGRLAQQAAGAVVAYLDDETMLLSATSASKAPKEHFDFFPLTVDVEERMYAAGRIPGSFFRREGRPSTDAILTCRLIDRPLRPSFVSGLRNEIQVVVTVLSLDPKDLYDVLAINAASASTQLAGLPFSGPVGGVRVALIDGTWVAFPTVEQLERAVFDMVVAGRVVGDDVAIMMVEAEATDNVIALIAGGATAPTETVVAEGLEAAKPFIKVLCDAQAALAGAAAKETGEYPLFPEYADDAYDAVAAVATDALSEAMSIADKTARNDRTDEIKVDVLAKLGETFAGREKEIGAAFRSLTKKLVRQRILTDHFRIDGRGITDIRALSAEVAIVPRAHGSALFERGETQIMGVTTLDMVKMAQQIDSLGPETSKRYMHHYNFPPYSTGETGRVGSPKRREIGHGALAERALMPVLPSIEEFPYAIRQVSEALSSNGSTSMGSVCASTLSLLNAGVPLKAPVAGIAMGLVSDEVGDERRFVALTDILGAEDAFGDMDFKVAGTKDFVTALQLDTKLDGIPSTVLAGALAQAKDARLTILEVMAEAIDAPDEMSPYAPRITTIKVPVDKIGEVIGPKGKMINSITEETGAQISIEDDGTVFVGAADGPSAQAAIDKINAIANPQLPKVGERFLGTVVKTTDFGAFVSLLPGRDGLVHISKLGRGKRVAKVEDVVSVGSKLRVEIADIDNRGKISLILVDEDEPAAPADAAPADA from the coding sequence ATGTCTGTCGCTGAAATTGACGAGGGCGTGTTCGAAGCGACCGCCGTCATCGACAACGGGAGCTTCGGCACCCGCACCATCCGATTCGAGACCGGCCGGCTGGCCCAGCAGGCCGCCGGCGCCGTCGTCGCCTACCTCGACGACGAGACCATGCTGCTCTCGGCCACCAGCGCCAGCAAGGCGCCCAAGGAGCACTTCGACTTCTTCCCGCTGACCGTCGACGTCGAGGAGCGGATGTACGCCGCGGGCCGGATCCCGGGCTCGTTCTTCCGCCGCGAGGGCCGGCCGTCCACCGACGCGATCCTGACCTGCCGGCTGATCGACCGGCCGCTGCGCCCGTCGTTCGTCTCCGGCCTGCGCAACGAGATCCAGGTCGTGGTGACGGTGCTGAGCCTGGATCCCAAGGACCTCTACGACGTGCTGGCCATCAACGCCGCGTCGGCGTCCACCCAGCTGGCCGGCCTGCCGTTCTCCGGCCCGGTCGGCGGCGTGCGCGTCGCGCTGATCGACGGCACCTGGGTCGCGTTCCCGACCGTCGAGCAGCTTGAGCGCGCGGTGTTCGACATGGTCGTCGCGGGCCGGGTGGTCGGCGACGACGTGGCGATCATGATGGTCGAGGCCGAGGCCACCGACAACGTCATCGCGCTGATCGCCGGCGGCGCCACCGCGCCGACCGAGACCGTGGTCGCCGAGGGCCTGGAGGCCGCCAAGCCGTTCATCAAGGTGCTCTGCGACGCGCAGGCCGCGCTGGCCGGCGCGGCCGCCAAGGAGACCGGCGAGTACCCGCTGTTCCCGGAGTACGCCGATGACGCCTATGACGCGGTCGCCGCGGTGGCCACCGACGCGCTGTCGGAGGCGATGAGCATCGCCGACAAGACCGCGCGCAACGACCGCACCGACGAGATCAAGGTCGACGTGCTGGCGAAGCTGGGCGAGACCTTCGCCGGCCGGGAGAAGGAGATCGGCGCCGCGTTCCGGTCGCTGACCAAGAAGCTGGTCCGCCAGCGCATCCTGACCGACCACTTCCGCATCGACGGCCGTGGCATCACCGATATCCGGGCGCTGTCGGCCGAGGTCGCCATCGTCCCGCGGGCGCACGGCAGCGCGCTGTTCGAGCGCGGCGAGACCCAGATCATGGGTGTCACCACTCTCGACATGGTCAAGATGGCCCAGCAGATCGACTCGCTGGGACCGGAGACGTCCAAGCGCTACATGCACCACTACAACTTCCCGCCGTACTCGACCGGTGAGACCGGCCGGGTCGGTTCGCCCAAGCGCCGCGAGATCGGCCACGGCGCGCTGGCCGAGCGGGCCCTGATGCCGGTGCTGCCGAGCATCGAGGAGTTCCCGTACGCGATCCGCCAGGTGTCCGAGGCGCTGAGCTCCAACGGCTCGACGTCGATGGGCTCGGTGTGTGCCTCCACCCTGTCGCTGCTGAACGCCGGTGTGCCGCTGAAGGCCCCGGTCGCCGGCATCGCCATGGGCCTGGTCTCCGATGAGGTCGGCGATGAGCGGCGTTTCGTCGCGCTGACCGACATCCTCGGCGCCGAGGATGCCTTCGGCGACATGGACTTCAAGGTCGCCGGCACCAAGGACTTCGTCACCGCGCTGCAGCTGGACACCAAGCTCGACGGCATCCCGTCGACGGTGCTGGCCGGTGCCCTGGCCCAGGCCAAGGACGCCCGGCTGACCATCCTGGAGGTGATGGCCGAGGCCATCGACGCCCCGGACGAGATGAGCCCGTACGCCCCGCGGATCACCACCATCAAGGTGCCGGTCGACAAGATCGGCGAGGTGATCGGGCCCAAGGGCAAGATGATCAACTCGATCACCGAGGAGACCGGCGCGCAGATCTCCATCGAGGACGACGGCACCGTGTTCGTCGGTGCGGCCGACGGCCCGTCGGCGCAGGCCGCGATCGACAAGATCAACGCCATCGCCAACCCGCAGCTGCCGAAGGTGGGCGAGCGGTTCCTCGGAACCGTCGTCAAGACCACCGATTTCGGCGCGTTTGTCTCGCTGCTGCCCGGCCGTGACGGCCTGGTGCACATCTCCAAGCTGGGCCGCGGCAAGCGCGTGGCCAAGGTCGAGGATGTGGTCAGCGTCGGCAGCAAGCTGCGGGTGGAGATCGCCGACATCGACAACCGCGGCAAGATCTCGCTGATCCTGGTCGACGAGGACGAGCCGGCAGCCCCGGCCGATGCAGCGCCCGCCGACGCGTAG
- a CDS encoding M16 family metallopeptidase, translated as MQRPPTRSRTAAENDKTEVRRTVLPGGLRVVTERVPHVRSASVGVWVGVGSRDEGRSVAGAAHFLEHLLFKSTPTRSAVDIARAVDAVGGELNAFTAKEHTCYYAHVLDTDLELGLDLVADVVLRGRCAIEDVEVERDVVLEEIAMRDDDPEDTLGDEFLSAMFGEHPVGRPVIGSIDSVSTMSRGQLQSFHQRRYTPERMVVAVAGNVDHDEVVALTRAHFGPRLAAGRDPVAPRGGRGRIPGKPGLRMIHRDSEQSHLLLGVRTPGRHWEHRWALAVLNTALGGGLSSRLFQQIRESRGLAYSVYSTVDSFADGGALSVYAGCLPERFAEVAALTTEVLAEVADNGITAEECRIAQGSLRGALVLGLEDSASRMNRIGRNELNYGEPRALSESLAQIEAVTLEQVNAVAAKLLSRPYGAAVLGPHRGRRSLPKPLRDIG; from the coding sequence ATGCAGCGCCCGCCGACGCGTAGCCGCACGGCCGCCGAGAACGACAAGACCGAAGTCCGCCGGACGGTACTGCCCGGCGGACTTCGGGTCGTCACCGAGCGGGTGCCGCACGTGCGCTCCGCCTCGGTCGGGGTGTGGGTCGGCGTCGGCTCCCGCGACGAGGGCCGCTCGGTCGCCGGCGCCGCGCACTTCCTGGAACACCTGCTGTTCAAGTCGACCCCGACCCGCAGTGCGGTCGACATCGCCCGCGCGGTCGACGCGGTCGGCGGTGAGCTCAACGCGTTCACCGCCAAGGAGCACACCTGCTACTACGCGCACGTGCTCGACACCGACCTCGAGCTGGGCTTGGACCTGGTCGCCGACGTGGTGCTGCGCGGCCGGTGCGCCATCGAGGACGTCGAGGTGGAACGCGACGTGGTGCTCGAGGAGATCGCCATGCGCGACGACGACCCCGAGGACACCCTGGGCGACGAGTTCCTCTCGGCGATGTTCGGCGAGCATCCGGTCGGACGCCCGGTCATCGGCAGCATCGACTCGGTGTCGACGATGAGCCGCGGCCAACTGCAGTCCTTTCACCAGCGCCGCTACACCCCCGAGCGGATGGTGGTCGCGGTGGCCGGCAACGTCGACCACGACGAGGTGGTGGCGCTGACCCGGGCGCACTTCGGCCCGCGGCTGGCGGCCGGCCGGGACCCCGTCGCGCCGCGCGGCGGCCGCGGCCGGATCCCCGGCAAACCGGGCCTGCGGATGATCCACCGGGACAGTGAACAGAGCCACCTGCTGCTCGGCGTGCGTACCCCGGGCCGGCACTGGGAGCATCGCTGGGCGCTCGCGGTGTTGAACACCGCGCTCGGTGGCGGCCTGAGTTCCCGGCTGTTCCAACAGATTCGGGAATCCCGCGGGCTGGCGTACTCGGTGTACTCGACCGTCGACAGCTTCGCCGACGGCGGCGCGCTGTCGGTGTATGCCGGCTGCCTGCCGGAACGCTTTGCCGAGGTGGCCGCGCTGACCACCGAGGTGCTCGCCGAGGTGGCCGACAACGGCATCACCGCCGAGGAATGCCGGATCGCCCAGGGCTCGCTGCGCGGCGCGCTGGTGCTCGGGTTGGAGGACTCCGCGTCCCGGATGAACCGGATCGGGCGCAACGAGCTCAACTACGGCGAGCCGCGCGCGTTGTCGGAGAGCCTGGCCCAGATCGAGGCGGTCACCCTCGAACAGGTCAACGCGGTGGCCGCCAAGCTGCTTTCCCGCCCGTACGGGGCGGCCGTGCTCGGCCCGCATCGGGGCAGGCGCTCGCTGCCCAAACCGCTGCGCGACATCGGCTGA
- a CDS encoding VOC family protein produces MSDYRAPVGAPIWFDLVSSDPERAGQFYGAIFGWELQAPARPDLGGYRNFTLGGEPIAGVMTPMPDGPRDVWSVYLHSADVAATGAAVQAAGGTVVVESMPVAELGAMLVATDPAGATIGFWQPGSHPGFTEWGSHGAPYWFECHSQDYAASLAFYPAVTGAVLEEVGTGGDPAVPGPDRYSVLRFGETGYGGIMDAAGLHPAGTPSFWQVYITVDDVAATVARAAELGAGILMPGEDTPYGTLAAITDPLGAVICLGHPPAGM; encoded by the coding sequence ATGAGCGATTACCGCGCCCCGGTCGGGGCGCCCATCTGGTTTGACCTGGTCAGCAGCGACCCGGAGCGGGCCGGTCAGTTCTACGGCGCGATCTTCGGCTGGGAACTGCAGGCCCCGGCGCGCCCCGATCTCGGCGGCTACCGCAACTTCACCCTCGGCGGCGAACCGATCGCCGGCGTCATGACACCGATGCCCGACGGGCCGCGTGATGTCTGGTCGGTCTACCTGCACAGCGCCGACGTGGCGGCCACCGGTGCTGCCGTGCAGGCGGCCGGCGGCACCGTCGTCGTCGAATCGATGCCGGTCGCCGAGCTGGGCGCCATGCTGGTGGCCACCGACCCGGCCGGCGCAACGATCGGTTTCTGGCAGCCGGGCAGCCACCCGGGATTCACCGAGTGGGGCAGCCACGGCGCCCCGTACTGGTTCGAATGCCACAGCCAGGACTACGCCGCGTCGCTGGCGTTCTACCCGGCGGTGACCGGGGCGGTGCTGGAGGAGGTCGGTACCGGCGGAGACCCGGCGGTACCCGGCCCGGACCGCTACAGCGTGCTGCGTTTCGGCGAGACCGGCTACGGCGGGATCATGGACGCCGCCGGGTTGCACCCGGCCGGCACGCCGTCGTTCTGGCAGGTTTACATCACCGTCGACGACGTGGCGGCCACCGTCGCGCGGGCGGCGGAGCTGGGGGCGGGGATCCTGATGCCGGGCGAGGACACCCCGTACGGCACGCTGGCGGCCATCACCGATCCGCTCGGCGCGGTGATCTGCCTGGGCCACCCGCCGGCCGGCATGTGA
- a CDS encoding DUF4334 domain-containing protein codes for MLLAEVLPTAPTATEEALALFDAAPAVDAASMIGTWHGAELPTGHPMDGMLELSGWRGKQFVDAETVHPLLFPTADGSALWPLNPTLAFAGLGATGRLPGRHRLPVARGITALRPALAARGSKARLRTTRYRGVDTATMIYDQLPIMDVFRRLDPGAADTPVQAVLGAMDARGSRRPYFFVLRRDDSLPVR; via the coding sequence ATGCTGCTCGCCGAGGTGCTGCCGACCGCCCCCACCGCCACCGAGGAGGCGCTGGCGTTGTTCGACGCCGCCCCGGCCGTCGACGCCGCGTCGATGATCGGCACCTGGCACGGCGCCGAGCTGCCGACCGGGCATCCGATGGACGGCATGCTGGAGCTCAGCGGCTGGCGGGGCAAGCAGTTCGTCGACGCCGAGACCGTGCACCCGTTGCTGTTCCCGACCGCCGACGGCAGCGCGCTGTGGCCGCTGAACCCGACGCTGGCCTTCGCCGGCCTGGGCGCGACCGGCAGGCTGCCCGGCCGCCATCGGCTGCCGGTGGCCCGGGGCATCACCGCGCTGCGCCCCGCGTTGGCCGCCCGCGGATCCAAGGCCAGGCTGCGCACCACCCGCTACCGCGGCGTGGACACCGCGACGATGATCTACGACCAGTTGCCGATCATGGATGTGTTCCGTCGACTCGATCCCGGCGCCGCCGACACCCCGGTGCAGGCCGTGCTGGGCGCGATGGATGCCCGCGGATCCCGCCGCCCGTACTTCTTTGTGCTGCGCCGCGACGACTCGCTGCCGGTGCGCTGA
- a CDS encoding YchJ family protein: MSGSQPCPCGTGERYDRCCGPLHRGERRPDTAAALMRSRYSAFAVGDVDYLWRSWHPSTRPNRVDPDPGTVWTGLEILDVVAGQPGDERGEVEFRAHHRDPAGRPGVLHARSRFAVRAGRWLYLDDA; the protein is encoded by the coding sequence ATGAGCGGTTCGCAACCCTGCCCGTGTGGCACCGGTGAGCGGTACGACCGATGCTGTGGGCCGCTGCACCGCGGCGAACGCCGGCCGGACACCGCCGCGGCGCTGATGCGCTCGCGCTACAGCGCATTCGCCGTCGGCGACGTCGACTACCTGTGGCGCAGCTGGCACCCGAGCACCCGGCCCAACCGGGTCGATCCGGACCCGGGCACCGTCTGGACCGGGCTGGAGATCCTGGATGTGGTGGCCGGGCAACCCGGCGACGAGCGCGGCGAGGTGGAGTTCCGGGCGCACCACCGCGACCCGGCCGGGCGGCCCGGGGTGCTGCACGCGCGGTCCCGATTCGCCGTGCGCGCCGGACGCTGGCTGTACCTCGACGATGCGTAG